One region of Olleya sp. Hel_I_94 genomic DNA includes:
- a CDS encoding T9SS type A sorting domain-containing protein has protein sequence MQISNATDVYFENEYTNKVSATLSTNGNLYLNNSFINNGVTTSNSGTTYFKSNTNPLLSISGSSNTINFNNLEVDITAANTKGLSVSDGFLLNISNGLNLVNGDVRLNGESQLIQSHVGLDANAVSSGKILVDQQGYASAYKYNYWTSPINNGATFSLLSGMYDGTDASINPFAPSQIAFISGSPYNGLPAITNFSGEVTTPLSISTMWLYKYIQGSGSYYDWVALDQNSALNPGEGFSMKGSGASGADQNYVFYGAPNNGEYTFSINAGEESLVGNPYPSALDTNKFILDNATVFDALYFWVDGGSTSHILSNYLGGYAIRNLTGGTPPSVFSTLIGGLGSAGSITVPKRYAPIGQGFFIKAYASGSIVFNNSQRDFKKESEGEAIFYRNQNDQTENQDQFIRLGYEDPEGFHRQLLLGFLPDSTADVNYNPGYDALLKICRDDEMFFVIEQDLDKKYAIQGVDAFNDTMEFPLGILISETGLHQIMIDEVENFQHTIYLKDNILNTTHNLSDANFNVNLPIGNHLDRYSLVFVPQNSLSTTDQTLSNLTVFYDGNKNVVVNNKDRMQLKNITIYNVLGQEILRLNDNINNSNRVQIPFNQSQGIYFVKVVTTTGELTQKIINY, from the coding sequence TTGCAAATTTCGAATGCAACAGATGTGTATTTTGAAAATGAATACACAAACAAAGTTAGTGCTACGCTAAGTACTAACGGTAACCTATACCTAAACAATAGTTTTATAAATAATGGAGTAACAACGTCCAATTCAGGGACAACCTATTTTAAAAGCAATACAAACCCATTATTAAGTATTTCTGGATCTTCAAATACAATCAACTTTAATAATCTAGAAGTAGATATTACAGCTGCAAATACTAAAGGATTGTCTGTTTCGGATGGATTTTTATTAAACATTTCTAATGGACTAAATTTGGTAAATGGAGATGTAAGACTAAATGGAGAGTCTCAATTAATACAATCCCACGTTGGATTAGACGCTAATGCAGTTTCCTCAGGAAAAATATTAGTGGATCAACAAGGGTATGCTTCGGCTTACAAATATAATTATTGGACGTCACCTATTAACAATGGCGCAACGTTTTCATTATTATCAGGTATGTATGATGGTACAGATGCTAGCATTAATCCTTTTGCACCTTCACAAATAGCATTTATTTCTGGTTCTCCTTATAACGGTTTACCTGCAATCACTAATTTTTCAGGAGAAGTAACAACTCCATTATCCATAAGTACAATGTGGTTATACAAGTACATACAAGGATCTGGATCTTATTATGACTGGGTAGCGTTAGATCAAAACAGTGCATTAAATCCAGGAGAGGGTTTCTCCATGAAAGGTTCTGGAGCTTCAGGAGCTGATCAAAATTACGTGTTTTATGGTGCGCCTAATAATGGAGAGTATACATTTTCTATTAATGCAGGAGAGGAATCTTTAGTAGGTAATCCATATCCATCTGCTTTAGATACTAATAAGTTTATTTTGGATAACGCTACGGTATTTGATGCATTATATTTTTGGGTTGATGGTGGATCAACATCACATATCTTATCTAATTATTTAGGTGGTTATGCTATTAGAAATTTAACAGGAGGAACTCCACCTTCAGTGTTTTCTACTTTAATTGGAGGATTGGGTTCTGCAGGAAGTATTACTGTGCCAAAAAGATATGCGCCAATTGGTCAAGGCTTTTTTATTAAAGCATATGCGTCAGGATCCATAGTGTTTAATAACTCTCAAAGGGACTTTAAAAAAGAGTCAGAAGGAGAGGCTATTTTTTATAGAAATCAAAATGATCAAACAGAAAATCAAGATCAATTTATACGATTAGGTTATGAAGATCCAGAAGGGTTTCATAGGCAATTACTTCTAGGTTTTTTACCAGATTCTACTGCAGATGTAAATTATAATCCAGGTTATGATGCATTACTTAAAATATGCAGAGATGATGAAATGTTTTTTGTAATTGAACAAGATTTAGATAAAAAATATGCAATTCAAGGGGTTGATGCTTTTAACGATACTATGGAGTTTCCTTTAGGCATATTAATATCAGAAACAGGATTACATCAAATAATGATTGATGAGGTTGAAAATTTTCAACACACGATTTACTTAAAAGATAATATTCTAAATACAACACATAATTTATCTGATGCTAATTTTAATGTAAACCTGCCTATTGGTAATCACTTAGACAGATACTCTTTAGTATTTGTGCCTCAAAACTCATTATCAACAACGGATCAGACGTTGTCTAATCTTACGGTGTTTTATGATGGAAACAAAAATGTAGTAGTTAATAATAAGGATAGAATGCAACTTAAAAACATAACGATATACAATGTTTTGGGGCAAGAAATTTTAAGGTTAAATGATAATATAAATAATTCTAACAGAGTGCAAATTCCTTTTAATCAAAGCCAAGGAATATATTTTGTAAAGGTTGTAACAACAACAGGTGAATTAACTCAAAAAATAATAAACTACTAA